The Vespa velutina chromosome 15, iVesVel2.1, whole genome shotgun sequence DNA window CGGGATATGCCGAGTTGACACTTCAGGATATACACGAAGTTTCTCCTTGGTCCCTATTATCGGTGAATTCTTCGTCGAACAATCTTGTTTGAAAAGATCAACtcttaatcgttaattaaagtCTAGATTTTAATTAAGTATTGTTTCACAGGTACCTTCGAATTCGATCTTGCAAGGTTTAATAGATCTCGAGTTTTCTTGTAAGATTCGGATATCGGTCGTTCACGCAGGCTTCTTGACACACGGCAACGAAGCCGGAGGATTTGCCGCATGGAATCGACGTTGGTGCGTTCTCGATGGTAGCCTCTTAAAATTCTGGAACTATCCACAAGAACACGATTTGAGGCCTCCATTATTGATCATCGACTTGACTCATTGCACCTCGAATGAGGTACAGGTCGTTGATAGGTCGCTTTGTGCCAAACCTCGAACGCTTATGTTTAAAACTATCAGAGAAAGAATACCCCATGATAAAAGCAGTATGTTCCTAGAGTGTAATACTTCTTATACTATCATAAAGTAAGCTGAACACTTTTAACactattaacattattactttcgtcgaatgtaatattattcggaaaagaaattaataattttcatttctttttaccttaCAGAAACTTGCTATCGTGCGATACGATAACCGATCTTATGGAATGGAGgtcaaaattaaattacgtGCTATCCTTATTGCGCAACTGGAACTCAAGAAGGAACGATTTAATTCCTACCACTGAATTGTAATAATCTACCCGTATGATTCAAATTAACGCGTCTTTCCTGGCTATTAAACCTcgattaataagattaaagGTGAAAAATCcctgaaggaaaagaaaaagagaaagaaagaagtaatacAATGACAAAAGGATAAACGTTTGCCAATTACAATATCGCCGCTCAAGTCATCTTGAAAATAGTTACTTTAATGacaatttaatcgaaataatataaaaatgtctaAACGCTGCACAAAGTTCCTAAGTCGTTAGAAATTTACTTCTTCGCTTGGTTGATTGACGATCGGTACTTTCCGTATTCTCATTAacgcgtttcttctttctcaacgACCTCGTAGAACTTTTCGAAACTATGTTCTTACTCGATATCGCGGTAGAATGTTCACTGTCGCTATTGGAAGAAATCACCGTAAAGTGACACTTGTCCGGTCCCGGAGGAGTCTCAGACGGGGAATTGGTTTTTACGGATCTCGTATGATCCGTCATAGAGATAACGCTATCCGTTAAATTGTCCGAGGTAGAACTCTTTCGATCGGAgtccgtttctttcttctcagtTAGAAATTTGGCAAAGATCGATGTGGGAAGTGGTATAGGTATAGGAACTGGAATTGGTATTGGTATAGGATAAGGTACGAGTATCGTCACGGGAGGTAACAACGATGTGGACGGAGCTTGGGCCGAAAATTGGGATTGAACAGGATGAACCGATGGCGTGTCGGTATACATCCTGAGATCCGAGGGATATTTGCGTTGTCTGGATTCGTCGGTACAGGAGCCAGGCGAAGGCGCTGCCTCCGACTGTATAGGCGACGAAGATGTCTCCGGAATCCAAGGGGAGGATTTTCGAAATTTCCTCTGTTGAGAGTATCGAACATTTTCCCGACTTCTGGATTCTCTACCTCGCAATCCTTTCACGTTCTTCACGTGTATATCAGTTTTTTGTTCCATAGCAGATTTATAGATCTGATGCCTATCGTGCAATTCACCACCGTCCATCGGGTTTCCTATCATATGTTGTTTGTTATGATCTACGAAAGACGATCCTGATTGGCTAAGATTTAACAAATTCGAATCGGAATAAGGAAGTCTACAATGTATACGATCGTTCGCGCAATGATAATACTTTTGATATTCTTGATCTTTCAATGTTTCCTTAACGGTCTCGCGAATACTTTCGCCGTCCTCGCTCATCTTCTCATCTGCGTTCTCCGTCTTCCTTACGAATGCTCTCGATGTTGTATTAACGTCCGTTCGCGTGCAAAAGGAATTTCTTCTAATTATCTTGAGAGACATATTTTCAGATTTCGCAACATCGATCGATTCCTTACGATCGATTTCGACGTTCTGAGACAAAGGCGAGAGCCTACTAATCGACTCGTCGTCGACGATAAGGATTTCCTCCGTCGAACTACGTGGTGATTGACAGTTTCGAAGCCAAAGCTCGGGTGTTATTAGTCCACCACCACCCTTTCCAGAATCACTCTGGGAAGGGATCGCGGTAAGTCCGTGGAGGGCAAGGTGAGTCTCGGTCTCTCgacaaaatatattcattttgtatTGATTCAAGCACTTGTCGCTACAAAATTGAAGCTGACTTTCGCCatcctaaaaaaagaaaaatcgatcgaatggaataaagaaaatgttgatCGCAGTGTAGTCGTTAAGTTTTACCTGAAAATCAACGTAACTGATCGGATTTCGTACGTGTCTGCACCAATCACATGTACGAGCTCTCTTGAAAGCGGCCCTTCGACCAGCAGCAAAGCATGCTTCGCTACAAAATTGTCCCAATGCATTGACCATTCCGCAAGAGAGTGGATTCGTTCTTCCTGGTTCCCACGTCTCACCGATTCGTCCACACCAAGAACAGGATATTACTCTGTGTCCGACGTCCGTCATTTCATCTGTAACATATCACGACACCGAGAATATTACATGCCAGGATCGTTTTACGTGAGAATTGATCGTGGATCCGCACGATTTGCGATTTGACATAATCCTATCGTGATATAGTCCGATCGATTTCAACTCCtcgattcttttgaaaaagaaagaaagcgaaagGTTTTGATCGATCTGGAAAATTTAAGTTTTTTCGTTGATTCACCTGGACTACTCGAAGTTGAGTCGTTGTGATAAGGTAATCGTGAGGTAGACGGTAAAGTTTTGATTTCTAAGGAAGAAGTTGCCGAAACTTTATCGGGATTCTTCGAAATTTCGTTAGAATAATAGGAAGGAATTAATTTCGTTCgtagagaatgagaaaaggcCGATTGATGATTAGTAACCATCGGCGATCTCGACGAAGCCCCATT harbors:
- the LOC124954544 gene encoding sine oculis-binding protein homolog isoform X1; this encodes MGSRIESLSSIINERSAKTGVSSSSSSSSSSSSSLSSSSSSSSSSSSSSSSSSSSSLSSLSSLSSSSSSSSSSSSSSSSLEDKTVCGDFMGRKRVPTKVKKEEADEEIREYAATAMSELLGWYGYEKVDSGYTRGLNLDHFAPVATSKHTLPEMDRQFIFNGASSRSPMVTNHQSAFSHSLRTKLIPSYYSNEISKNPDKVSATSSLEIKTLPSTSRLPYHNDSTSSSPDEMTDVGHRVISCSWCGRIGETWEPGRTNPLSCGMVNALGQFCSEACFAAGRRAAFKRARTCDWCRHVRNPISYVDFQDGESQLQFCSDKCLNQYKMNIFCRETETHLALHGLTAIPSQSDSGKGGGGLITPELWLRNCQSPRSSTEEILIVDDESISRLSPLSQNVEIDRKESIDVAKSENMSLKIIRRNSFCTRTDVNTTSRAFVRKTENADEKMSEDGESIRETVKETLKDQEYQKYYHCANDRIHCRLPYSDSNLLNLSQSGSSFVDHNKQHMIGNPMDGGELHDRHQIYKSAMEQKTDIHVKNVKGLRGRESRSRENVRYSQQRKFRKSSPWIPETSSSPIQSEAAPSPGSCTDESRQRKYPSDLRMYTDTPSVHPVQSQFSAQAPSTSLLPPVTILVPYPIPIPIPVPIPIPLPTSIFAKFLTEKKETDSDRKSSTSDNLTDSVISMTDHTRSVKTNSPSETPPGPDKCHFTVISSNSDSEHSTAISSKNIVSKSSTRSLRKKKRVNENTESTDRQSTKRRSKFLTT
- the LOC124954544 gene encoding sine oculis-binding protein homolog isoform X2 — translated: MSELLGWYGYEKVDSGYTRGLNLDHFAPVATSKHTLPEMDRQFIFNGASSRSPMVTNHQSAFSHSLRTKLIPSYYSNEISKNPDKVSATSSLEIKTLPSTSRLPYHNDSTSSSPDEMTDVGHRVISCSWCGRIGETWEPGRTNPLSCGMVNALGQFCSEACFAAGRRAAFKRARTCDWCRHVRNPISYVDFQDGESQLQFCSDKCLNQYKMNIFCRETETHLALHGLTAIPSQSDSGKGGGGLITPELWLRNCQSPRSSTEEILIVDDESISRLSPLSQNVEIDRKESIDVAKSENMSLKIIRRNSFCTRTDVNTTSRAFVRKTENADEKMSEDGESIRETVKETLKDQEYQKYYHCANDRIHCRLPYSDSNLLNLSQSGSSFVDHNKQHMIGNPMDGGELHDRHQIYKSAMEQKTDIHVKNVKGLRGRESRSRENVRYSQQRKFRKSSPWIPETSSSPIQSEAAPSPGSCTDESRQRKYPSDLRMYTDTPSVHPVQSQFSAQAPSTSLLPPVTILVPYPIPIPIPVPIPIPLPTSIFAKFLTEKKETDSDRKSSTSDNLTDSVISMTDHTRSVKTNSPSETPPGPDKCHFTVISSNSDSEHSTAISSKNIVSKSSTRSLRKKKRVNENTESTDRQSTKRRSKFLTT